The following proteins are co-located in the Symphalangus syndactylus isolate Jambi chromosome 21, NHGRI_mSymSyn1-v2.1_pri, whole genome shotgun sequence genome:
- the MBD4 gene encoding methyl-CpG-binding domain protein 4 isoform X4 — protein MGTTRLESLSLGDRGAAPTVTSSERLVPEPPSDLRKEGVAMELERVGEDEEQMMIKRSSECNPLLQEPIASAQFGATAGTECHKSVPCGWERVVKQRLFGKTAGRFDVYFISPQGLKFRSKSSLANYLHKNGETSLKPEDFEFTVLSKRSIKSRYKDCSMASLTSHLQNQSNNSNWNLRTRSKYKKDVFMPPSSSSELRESRGLSNFTSTHLLLKEDEGVDDVNFRKVRKPKGKVTILKGIPIKKTKKGCRKSCSDFVQSDSKRESVCNKADAESEPVAQKSQLDRTVSISDAGACGETLSVTSEEKSLVKERSLSSASNFCFEQKTSGIINKFCSAKDSEHNKKYEDTFLESEEIGTKVEAVERKEHLHTDILKRGSEMDNNCSPTRKDFTGEKIFQEDTIPRTQIERRKTSLYFSSKYNKEALSPPRRKAFKKWTPPRSPFNLIQETLFHDPWKLLIATIFLNRTSGKMAIPVLWKFLEKYPSAEVARTADWRDVSELLKPLGLYDLRAKTIVKFSDEYLTKQWKYPIELHGIGAP, from the exons ATGGGCACGACTCGGTTGGAGAGTCTGAGCCTGGGGGACCGCGGAGCTGCCCCCACCGTCACCTCTAGTGAGCGCCTGGTCCCAGAACCGCCGAGTGACCTCCG CAAAGAAGGTGTTGCTATGGAATTGGAAAGAGTGGGAGAAGATGAGGAACAAATGATGATAAAAAGAAGCAGTGAATGTAATCCTCTGCTACAAGAACCCATCGCTTCTGCTCAGTTTGGTGCTACTGCAGGGACAGAATGCCACAAGTCTGTCCCATGTGGATGGGAAAGAGTTGTGAAGCAAAGGTTATTTGGGAAGACAGCAGGAAGATTTGATGTGTACTTTATCAG CCCACAAGGACTGAAGTTCAGATCCAAAAGTTCACTTGCTAATTATCTTCACAAAAATGGAGAGACTTCTCTTAAGCCAGAAGATTTTGAGTTTACTGTGCTTTCTAAAAGGAGTATCAAGTCAAGATATAAAGACTGCAGCATGGCATCCCTGACATCCCATCTACAAAACCAAAGTAACAATTCAAACTGGAACCTCAGGACCCGAAGCAAGTACAAAAAGGATGTGTTTATGCCGCCAAGTAGTAGTTCAGAGTTGCGGGAGAGCAGAGGACTCTCTAACTTTACTTCCactcatttgcttttgaaagaagatgaGGGTGTTGATGATGTGAACTTCAGAAAGGTTAGAAAGCCCAAAGGAAAGGTgactattttgaaaggaatcccaattaagaaaactaaaaaaggaTGTAGGAAGAGCTGTTCAGATTTTGTTCAAAGTGACAGCAAAAGAGAATCTGTGTGTAATAAAGCAGATGCTGAAAGTGAACCTGTTGCACAAAAAAGTCAGCTTGATAGAACTGTCTCTATTTCTGATGCTGGAGCATGTGGTGAGACCCTCAGTGTGACCAGTGAAGAAAAGAGCCTTGTAAAAGAAAGATCATTGAGTTCAGCatcaaatttttgttttgaacAAAAAACTTCTGGCATCATAAACAAATTTTGTTCAGCCAAAGACTCAGAACACAACAAGAAGTATGAGGATACCTTTTTAGAATCTGAAGAAATCGGAACAAAAGTAGAAGCTgtggaaaggaaagaacatttgCATACTGACATTTTAAAACGTGGCTCTGAAATGGACAACAACTGCTCACCAACCAGGAAAGACTTTACTggtgagaaaatatttcaag AAGATACCATCCCACGAACACagatagaaagaaggaaaacaagccTGTATTTTTCCAGCAAATACAACAAAGAAG CTCTTAGCCCCCCACGACGTAAAGCCTTTAAGAAATGGACACCTCCTCGGTCACCTTTTAATCTCATTCAAGAAACACTTTTTCACGATCCATGGAAGCTTCTCATCGCTACTATATTTCTCAATCGGACCTCAG GTAAAATGGCAATTCCTGTGCTTTGGAAGTTTCTGGAGAAGTATCCTTCAGCTGAGGTAGCAAGAACCGCAGACTGGAGAGATGTGTCAGAACTTCTTAAACCTCTTGGTCTCTACGATCTTCGGGCAAAAACCATTGTCAAGTTCTCAG ATGAATACCTGACAAAGCAGTGGAAGTATCCGATTGAGCTTCATGGGATTG GTGCACCCTGA